A region from the Lycium barbarum isolate Lr01 chromosome 8, ASM1917538v2, whole genome shotgun sequence genome encodes:
- the LOC132606568 gene encoding isoflavone reductase homolog gives MAGKSKILFIGGTGYIGKFIVEASVRAGHDTFVLVRESTLSNPTKTKLIDTFKSYGVNFIHGDLYDHESLVKAIKQVDVVISTVGHALLADQVKIIAAIKEAGNVKRFFPSEFGNDVDRVHAVEPAKTAFNTKAQIRRTIEAEGIPFTYVANFFFAGYFLPNLAQPGAAGPPRDKVVILGDGNTKAVFNKEEDIGTYTIKAVDDPKTLNKILYIRPPHNIITLNVLVSLWEKRTGKNLERIYVPEEQVLKNIQEASFPLNVVLSISHAAFVKGDHTNFEIEPSFGLEASEVYPDVKYTPVDEILNQYV, from the exons ATGGCAGGAAAGAGTAAGATTCTGTTCATCGGAGGTACAGGATACATCGGAAAGTTCATCGTGGAAGCTAGTGTTAGAGCTGGTCATGACACCTTTGTGTTGGTCAGAGAATCCACACTTTCCAATCCGACCAAAACCAAACTTATCGATACTTTCAAGAGTTATGGTGTCAACTTTATCCAT GGAGATTTATACGATCATGAGAGTTTGGTGAAGGCAATAAAGCAGGTTGATGTTGTGATTTCTACTGTAGGTCATGCTCTTTTAGCTGATCAGGTCAAGATCATTGCTGCTATCAAGGAAGCTGGCAATGTCAAG AGATTCTTTCCTTCTGAATTTGGGAATGATGTCGATCGTGTCCATGCTGTTGAGCCAGCTAAAACAGCATTTAACACTAAAGCTCAAATTCGCCGGACTATAGAGGCTGAAGGAATACCATTCACTTATGTGGCCAACTTCTTTTTTGCTGGTTATTTTCTTCCGAATTTGGCACAGCCTGGAGCTGCAGGTCCTCCTAGAGACAAAGTTGTCATCTTAGGAGATGGCAATACGAAAG CTGTTTTTAACAAGGAAGAAGACATTGGTACCTATACCATCAAGGCTGTGGATGATCCAAAAACACTTAACAAAATCCTCTATATTAGGCCTCCACACAATATAATTACATTAAATGTGCTGGTATCCTTGTGGGAGAAGAGAACTGGAAAGAACCTTGAAAGAATATATGTGCCAGAGGAACAAGTTCTCAAGAACATTCAAG AGGCCTCATTTCCATTGAACGTGGTATTATCAATCTCGCATGCTGCTTTTGTGAAGGGTGACCACACTAATTTTGAAATTGAACCGTCATTTGGACTAGAGGCATCAGAGGTTTATCCTGATGTTAAATATACCCCAGTAGATGAGATTCTCAACCAGTATGTGTGA
- the LOC132606571 gene encoding uncharacterized protein LOC132606571: MQQTKICGARMLIEVNVTKPLPSAVMVRDPNGQMICQSVEYEWKPEFCPQCQKVGHICKEQSPAQKPELVRIRRHRKQVTQEWKSKGVVIPEVVQNTSVPNAPQGNENVVNQNVVQEVAQNENNVASASTGRQGKQTAPRNPPVARETGLIHSYISQGLHSGASSHSKL; this comes from the exons ATGCAACAAACAAAAATTTGCGGTGCTCGTATGCTAATTGAGGTGAATGTGACAAAACCCCTTCCCTCTGCTGTTATGGTTCGAGATCCCAATGGACAAATGATATGCCAAAGTGTAGAATATGAGTGGAAACCTGAATTTTGTCCTCAATGCCAAAAAGTGGGACATATATGCAAGGAGCAGTCACCTGCTCAAAAACCTGAACTAGTAAGGATAAGAAGACATAGGAAACAAGTTACTCAAGAATGGAAATCTAAAGGGGTTGTTATCCCAGAGGTAGTACAGAACACAAGTGTCCCTAATGCTCCACAGGGTAATGAGAATGTTGTAAACCAAAATGTGGTACAAGAAGTGGCACAAAATGAGAATAATGTAGCTAGTGCCTCCACAGGAAGGCAGGGGAAACAAACTGCTCCTAGAAATCCGCCG gtggccagggagacaggcttgatccatagctatatttctcagggactacatagtggaGCTTCATCTCATTCAaagctataa